The following are from one region of the Dreissena polymorpha isolate Duluth1 chromosome 2, UMN_Dpol_1.0, whole genome shotgun sequence genome:
- the LOC127869935 gene encoding uncharacterized protein LOC127869935, whose product MTEAETVCIRTCQMTSYPEEIQRLTDNKKVSPPVKQLKLFMKDNVVRCGGRIHNAALEEEAKLPILLSAKHAFTHHVVKDAHERLHHAGPSSTITLLRGKYLIPAIRPCVRSVLRKCETCREVSGRPYKAPDPPPLPKTRLSDVATFTYTGVDYSGALSVRDNNGNDIKRYICLFTCASTIAVHLELVPDLSAESFLFAFRRFCSRKST is encoded by the coding sequence ATGACTGAAGCTGAAACAGTATGCATTCGAACCTGCCAGATGACATCATATCCTGAAGAAATCCAGCGTTTAACAGATAACAAGAAGGTATCGCCGCCTGTTAAACAGCTTAAGCTTTTCATGAAGGACAATGTGGTTCGCTGTGGTGGACGCATTCATAATGCAGCCTTAGAAGAAGAGGCGAAACTTCCGATTTTGCTGTCGGCAAAGCATGCATTCACGCACCATGTAGTCAAAGACGCCCATGAGAGGTTACACCATGCCGGACCCAGCTCAACTATAACACTTTTGAGAGGAAAATACTTGATACCAGCTATACGTCCATGCGTTCGTTCGGTATTACGAAAGTGCGAGACCTGCAGAGAGGTTTCTGGTAGACCATACAAAGCACCAGACCCTCCTCCATTACCGAAGACAAGATTGTCAGACGTAGCCACGTTCACCTATACAGGTGTTGACTATTCCGGAGCTCTTAGTGTACGTGACAATAACGGAAATGACATTAAAAGATACATATGTCTGTTTACCTGCGCCAGTACGATAGCCGTTCATTTGGAACTGGTACCAGATCTGTCGGCGGAGTCATTCCTGTTTGCATTTAGGCGCTTCTGTAGTCGCAAATCAACATAA
- the LOC127869936 gene encoding uncharacterized protein LOC127869936, which translates to MEGNILKNAIVALVAALMFQGLDIVHCAECCAPYLDGNGEYRASFWCPQKCCYRRHIGATPTETLYVKELDFRFRECCDNPDHQVYSYERRTCLLQQPISLRTYVLLTTAVSIVTVTGTMVYCLISKCQNKIHTKNNVNVSNTIDIDDITKPLDPFARIDYPERKSNSWKISKL; encoded by the exons ATGGAAGGCAATATTCTGAAGAATGCGATCGTAGCACTTGTAGCAGCCTTAATGTTCCAAG GACTCGACATTGTGCATTGTGCTGAGTGTTGTGCGCCATATTTAGATGGTAACGG GGAGTACCGCGCGTCATTTTGGTGCCCACAAAAGTGCTGTTACAGACGACATATTGGAGCGACACCAACAGAGACTCTTTATGTCAAAGAATTGGACTTCCGGTTCCGGGAATGTTGTGATAATCCTGACCACCAAGTGTATTCATACGAGCGACGTACGTGCCTTTTACAACAACCAATAAGTTTAAG AACTTACGTGCTCCTGACGACAGCGGTTTCCATAGTAACGGTGACCGGGACAATGGTGTACTGCCTCATAtcgaaatgtcaaaacaaaatacACACGAAGAACAATGTGAATGTCTCTAACACTATAGACATTG ATGATATCACCAAGCCATTGGATCCGTTTGCTAGAATCGACTATCCAGAAAGAAAATCGAATTCATGGAAAATCTCTAAACTTTGA